A single genomic interval of Spirosoma linguale DSM 74 harbors:
- a CDS encoding FAD linked oxidase domain protein (PFAM: FAD linked oxidase domain protein; D- arabinono-14-lactone oxidase~KEGG: hypothetical protein), which produces MKKRAFLKLSSTLMAAPILSPLADLAAPEKLKNWAGNLQYSTDRLYEGKSIEQVRDFVKKYNKLKVLGTRHCFNSIADSKDNLLSLKAMDDVISLDTKAHTVTVDASMKYGQLAPYLDKKGFALHNLASLPHISIAGACATATHGSGVKNGNLSTAVSGMEIVTAAGDVRTLSRAKDGDTFNAAVVHLGALGVVTKVTLDVQPTFMMRQDVYENLPMAQLKEHFDAIVSGGYSVSLFTDWQKSRVNEVWIKRRIDKGVKLDAKPEYYGATLAKKNLHPIAELSAVNCTEQMGVPGPWYERMPHFRMGFTPSSGKELQSEYFVPRKNAVEAILAVERLKAHISPHLMISELRTIDADKLWMSPCYKQPSLAIHFTWKQDWASVKKVLPMIEKELAPFHARPHWGKLFTMTPVQLQSRYEKLPAFKQLVTEYDPKGKFRNDFLNTTIYGI; this is translated from the coding sequence ATGAAAAAAAGAGCGTTCCTCAAATTATCATCGACCCTAATGGCCGCACCTATACTATCGCCACTTGCTGATCTGGCAGCACCGGAAAAACTAAAAAACTGGGCTGGAAACCTGCAATACAGCACCGACCGGCTTTACGAAGGCAAATCAATTGAACAGGTACGGGACTTTGTCAAAAAATACAACAAGCTAAAGGTGCTGGGTACGCGCCATTGCTTCAACAGCATTGCCGACAGCAAAGACAATCTACTGTCGTTAAAGGCGATGGACGATGTTATTTCGCTGGATACAAAAGCGCATACCGTAACCGTCGACGCCAGTATGAAATACGGCCAGTTGGCACCCTACCTCGACAAGAAAGGCTTTGCCCTGCACAACCTGGCGTCATTACCCCACATTTCCATTGCAGGAGCCTGCGCCACGGCTACGCACGGTTCGGGCGTGAAGAACGGCAACCTGTCGACGGCCGTGTCGGGCATGGAAATCGTTACAGCCGCTGGCGATGTCCGCACCCTCTCCCGCGCCAAAGACGGCGACACCTTCAACGCAGCCGTTGTGCATTTGGGGGCGCTTGGGGTGGTAACGAAGGTTACGCTCGATGTGCAGCCGACCTTTATGATGCGGCAGGACGTTTACGAAAACCTGCCGATGGCCCAGCTCAAAGAGCATTTTGACGCCATCGTTTCGGGTGGGTACAGCGTGAGTCTGTTTACCGACTGGCAGAAAAGCCGCGTTAATGAAGTCTGGATCAAACGCCGGATCGACAAAGGCGTGAAGCTGGACGCTAAGCCGGAGTATTACGGCGCAACGCTTGCCAAAAAGAACCTGCACCCCATTGCCGAACTTTCGGCGGTGAACTGCACCGAACAAATGGGGGTGCCCGGTCCTTGGTACGAACGTATGCCGCACTTCCGGATGGGCTTCACACCGAGCAGCGGCAAAGAGTTACAGTCCGAATATTTTGTTCCCCGCAAAAACGCCGTTGAAGCGATACTGGCGGTGGAACGGCTCAAAGCGCACATAAGCCCCCACCTGATGATTTCGGAGTTACGAACCATCGACGCCGATAAGTTATGGATGAGCCCCTGTTACAAGCAACCCAGTCTGGCTATTCACTTTACGTGGAAACAGGACTGGGCTTCGGTCAAGAAGGTCTTGCCCATGATCGAGAAAGAGCTGGCCCCTTTTCATGCCAGGCCGCACTGGGGCAAGCTGTTCACCATGACGCCCGTGCAGCTTCAGTCGCGCTACGAAAAACTACCGGCCTTTAAGCAACTCGTTACCGAGTACGACCCAAAAG
- a CDS encoding metallophosphoesterase (PFAM: metallophosphoesterase~KEGG: mxa:MXAN_2579 metallophosphoesterase): protein MHKGFGPVVTPLCISFNLCVSLCKNLFFEPSMKNTFISLLLFGQILLTQTCRAQDTKTDEPFIARPYLQIGRTPSPETLQLLWHAPDAATDWTVEYQTEAKSSWKKTAAPTSVRVAVAGIEPHLVYNAAMTGLTPGATFNYRVLKAGKVVFTAEGKATKRADQPYRFVAFADIGAETPAQKKLASQAFIAKPDFVVVPGDIVYERGLISEYRSRFWPIYNANKLDSTGAPLLRSVPMIVAPGNHDTDTRDLDKFPDALAYYYYWNQPLNGIPGTEGGPLVPSMTASTENRKAFTDAAGEAYLKMSNYSFTYGNAHWTVIDSNPYVDFTDKALQEWIANDLASAKEATWRFVMFHHPGFNSAREHFEQQHTRLLSPIFEAGKVDVVFTGHVHNYQRSFPLTFVPDRKGVLLVANMGAKMARGRVVNGRWTLDKSFNGKTDTTPEGIIYLVTGAGGQTLYNPEQNNDPDSWQKFTDKFYSNVHSLTVADVDGKTLTIRQVDVNGKELDSFKVTK from the coding sequence ATGCACAAAGGTTTCGGTCCTGTCGTTACACCTCTGTGCATCTCCTTTAACCTCTGCGTATCTCTGTGTAAGAACCTTTTCTTCGAACCATCCATGAAAAACACGTTTATAAGCCTCCTGCTATTCGGGCAGATCCTTTTAACCCAAACCTGTAGGGCACAGGATACAAAAACCGACGAGCCATTTATCGCCCGTCCGTATCTCCAGATTGGACGCACGCCTTCGCCCGAAACGTTACAGCTCCTCTGGCATGCGCCGGATGCCGCTACAGACTGGACTGTTGAATACCAAACCGAAGCCAAAAGCTCCTGGAAAAAAACGGCTGCACCTACTTCGGTTCGGGTAGCCGTTGCTGGCATTGAGCCACATTTGGTTTACAATGCAGCAATGACGGGGCTGACGCCCGGTGCTACGTTCAACTACCGGGTGCTGAAGGCAGGAAAAGTTGTCTTCACTGCCGAAGGAAAAGCAACCAAGCGGGCCGACCAGCCCTACCGGTTTGTGGCGTTCGCCGACATAGGTGCCGAAACGCCCGCCCAGAAAAAACTGGCCTCTCAGGCCTTTATCGCCAAGCCGGATTTTGTGGTCGTGCCTGGCGACATTGTCTACGAACGGGGTCTGATTTCGGAATACCGCAGCCGTTTCTGGCCAATTTATAACGCGAACAAGCTTGATTCTACAGGGGCTCCGCTGCTGCGGTCGGTGCCGATGATTGTGGCTCCCGGCAACCACGATACCGATACCCGCGATCTGGACAAGTTTCCCGACGCGCTGGCCTATTACTATTACTGGAATCAGCCGCTGAACGGAATCCCTGGTACGGAGGGCGGGCCACTGGTGCCATCCATGACCGCTTCGACCGAAAATCGAAAAGCGTTTACGGATGCAGCTGGTGAGGCCTATCTGAAAATGTCGAACTACTCGTTCACATATGGCAACGCCCACTGGACGGTGATCGACTCTAACCCGTATGTCGATTTTACCGATAAAGCGTTACAGGAATGGATTGCCAATGACTTAGCCAGTGCTAAAGAGGCTACCTGGCGGTTTGTGATGTTCCACCACCCGGGTTTCAACTCAGCCCGTGAGCATTTTGAGCAGCAGCACACCCGCCTTTTATCGCCGATTTTCGAAGCGGGAAAGGTCGATGTGGTTTTCACCGGTCACGTTCATAACTACCAACGCTCGTTTCCACTAACGTTTGTTCCTGACCGCAAAGGAGTTCTGCTCGTGGCGAACATGGGCGCAAAAATGGCGCGTGGACGGGTTGTGAATGGCCGCTGGACCCTCGACAAATCGTTTAATGGAAAAACCGATACAACCCCCGAGGGCATTATTTATCTGGTAACTGGGGCAGGCGGCCAAACGCTGTACAACCCTGAGCAAAACAACGACCCCGATTCGTGGCAGAAGTTTACCGATAAGTTTTACTCCAATGTCCACTCGCTCACCGTGGCCGATGTAGATGGCAAAACCCTGACCATTAGGCAAGTTGATGTAAATGGAAAAGAACTCGATTCGTTCAAGGTAACCAAGTAG